The following proteins come from a genomic window of Trifolium pratense cultivar HEN17-A07 linkage group LG4, ARS_RC_1.1, whole genome shotgun sequence:
- the LOC123881654 gene encoding uncharacterized protein LOC123881654, with translation MGLEGLIPRHNRSKSFPDKKTVKEDSSNSFEVSDQTKLNAGYLTECSEARKKQTPMNNVRHNLKQEILQLEKRLEDQFKVRCTLEKALGYRPISLVNPNDMTIPKPTTDLIKEIAVLELEVVYLEQYLLSLYRKAFELQLSPATVPSTVEESEKTPSLTTSRARYLEVSSPEVVTKRGFSSVQCIDHELNTPQKECNGYELETPDKEYIVHHPEENNLDSSVHRCHSSLSQYSAFTEKVSPPEEASTDSLRACYSQPLSMLEYAESVDASTKIISLAEHLGTRIFDHIPETANRLSEDMVKCISAIYYKLADPPVTNPGLSSPSTSTSAFSIGDQGDMWSPGFRNNSSFDVQLDNPFLVEGFKEFSGPYSTMVEVSWIYNENQKLSDTVQLLQTYRSLICQLEEVDPGKLKHEEKLAFWINVHNALVMHAFLAYGIPQNNVKRVFLLLKAAYNVGGHTVSADTIQNTILGCRMSRPGQWFRVFFSSRTKFKSGDGRQAYAIKQPEPLLHFALCSGNHSDPAIRVYTPRRVFQELEIAKEEYIRASFGIRKDRKILLPKIVDSFSKDAGLSHASLIEMIQQSLPESLKKRVKKSHLAKSGKSIEWIPHNFAFRYLIPKELVK, from the exons ATGGGGCTTGAAGGTTTGATTCCAAGGCACAACCGTTCTAAGAG CTTTCCTGATAAGAAAACAGTAAAGGAGGATAGTTCAAATAGCTTTGAGGTTTCAGATCAAACAAAGCTG AATGCAGGTTACCTCACTGAATGCAGTGAAGCTCGAAAAAAACAAACCCCTATGAATAATGTTCGACATAATCTGAAGCAAGAG ATTCTACAATTGGAGAAACGACTAGAAGACCAATTTAAAGTCAGATGCACGCTAGAAAAGGCACTTGGATACAGACCTATATCTCTTGTTAATCCAAATGACATGACAATACCTAAG CCAACCACAGATTTAATCAAAGAAATTGCAGTTTTGGAGTTAGAAGTTGTATATTTGGAACAGTATCTTCTCTCCTTGTACCGTAAAGCATTTGAACTACAACTATCCCCCGCCACGGTTCCATCTACCGTGGAGGAAAGCGAAAAGACTCCTTCTCTAACAACATCTAGAGCAAGATACCTTGAAGTTTCTTCACCTGAGGTCGTAACCAAAAGAGGATTTTCATCTGTACAATGTATTGATCATGAGCTTAATACTCCTCAAAAGGAATGTAATGGATACGAACTCGAGACTCCGGATAAAGAATACATTGTACATCATCCAGAAGAAAATAATTTAGACTCCAGTGTGCATCGCTGTCACTCCTCGTTATCCCAATATTCAGCATTTACAGAAAAAGTATCTCCTCCAGAAGAAGCGTCGACCGATTCTCTACGTGCGTGTTATTCTCAACCCTTGTCCATGTTGGAG TATGCCGAAAGTGTTGATGcttcaacaaaaataatcagTCTAGCAGAACATCTCGGTACTCGAATATTTGATCATATTCCAGAAACAGCTAATAGGCTTTCCGAGGATATGGTTAAATGTATATCAGCTATATATTACAAACTTGCAGACCCACCTGTAACAAATCCTGGCCTTTCATCTCCCAGTACTTCAACAAGTGCGTTTTCTATTGGAGATCAAGGCGACATGTGGAGTCCAGGGTTCAGAAATAACTCATCTTTTGATGTACAGTTAGACAATCCTTTTTTGGTTGAAGGATTCAAGGAGTTTAGTGGCCCTTATAGCACGATGGTTGAGGTATCATGGATTTATAATGAGAATCAGAAATTGAGTGATACAGTGCAGTTGCTTCAGACTTACAG ATCACTTATTTGTCAATTAGAAGAAGTAGATCCGGGGAAGTTGAAACACGAGGAAAAGTTAGCTTTCTGGATCAACGTACACAATGCTTTAGTGATGCAT GCTTTTTTGGCTTATGGAATTCCACAAAACAATGTGAAAAGAGTCTTTCTTCTTTTGAAG GCTGCATATAATGTTGGAGGTCATACAGTCAGTGCAGACACAATACAAAATACTATACTAGGTTGCCGAATGTCTCGTCCTGGACAG TGGTTCCGTGTGTTCTTTTCTTCGAGGACAAAATTCAAGTCTGGAGATGGCCGACAAGCATATGCAATCAAACAGCCCGAGCCTCTTTTGCACTTCGCACTTTGTTCCGGAAACCACTCTGATCCAGCG ATACGTGTATATACACCGAGGAGAGTGTTTCAAGAACTAGAGATTGCCAAGGAAGAGTACATTAGAGCAAGCTTTGGGATACGCAAGGACCGGAAAATACTTCTACCTAAGATTGTAGATTCATTCTCCAAGGATGCAGGTTTATCCCATGCCAGTCTTATAGAGATGATCCAACAGTCTCTACCGGAATCCCTGAAAAAGAGGGTTAAGAAATCTCATCTTGCGAAATCCGGAAAGAGCATAGAATGGATTCCACACAACTTCGCTTTTCGATATCTCATACCTAAGGAGCTGGTAAAATAA
- the LOC123881649 gene encoding STS14 protein-like, with protein MVNHHLILFLAALTTFHVSSNSAPPPLSTTATEFLQTHNEARASVGVEPLTWNEQLANITSELVLYQRDKMSCQLANLTALNNGANQFMERRTKYTPRMVVENWVTEKQFYNHSDNSCVPNHQCDSYTQVVWRKSVELGCAQASCSKQGPSLSICFYNPPGNYVGESPY; from the coding sequence ATGGTTAACCATCACTTAATTCTTTTTCTTGCAGCTCTAACCACCTTCCACGTGTCATCAAATTCAGCACCACCACCACTTTCAACCACCGCAACAGAGTTTCTACAAACACATAATGAAGCAAGAGCTTCAGTAGGCGTAGAGCCACTAACATGGAACGAGCAGCTAGCAAATATTACCAGCGAGCTCGTCCTCTATCAAAGAGACAAAATGAGTTGCCAGCTTGCCAACTTAACAGCCTTAAATAACGGTGCCAATCAGTTTATGGAACGTCGCACGAAGTATACGCCACGTATGGTGGTAGAAAATTGGGTGACGGAGAAACAGTTTTATAACCATAGTGATAACTCTTGTGTTCCAAATCATCAATGTGATAGTTATACTCAAGTTGTTTGGAGAAAGAGTGTTGAACTTGGTTGTGCTCAAGCTAGTTGTAGTAAGCAAGGGCCTAGTTTGAGTATTTGTTTCTATAATCCACCTGGTAATTATGTTGGAGAGAGTCCTTATTAA
- the LOC123881652 gene encoding STS14 protein-like: MVNHQLLLFLAVLTTFHVSSKSAPPPLSTTATEFLQTHNQARAAVGVEPLTWNEQIANITSKLVRYQRDKQACQFANLTAGKYGANQLMARGTTVTPRMVVENWVKEKEFYNRSDNSCVPNHKCGVYTQVVWRKSVELGCAQASCGKEGFSLSICFYNPPGNYVGESPY, from the coding sequence ATGGTTAACCATCAATTACTTCTTTTTCTTGCAGTTCTAACTACCTTCCACGTGTCATCAAAATCAGCACCACCACCACTTTCAACCACCGCAACAGAGTTTCTACAAACACACAACCAAGCAAGAGCAGCAGTAGGCGTAGAGCCATTAACATGGAACGAGCAGATAGCCAACATTACCAGTAAGCTGGTCCGCTATCAAAGAGACAAACAAGCTTGCCAGTTTGCCAACTTAACAGCCGGAAAATACGGCGCCAATCAACTTATGGCACGTGGCACGACGGTTACGCCACGTATGGTGGTAGAAAATTGGGTGAAGGAGAAAGAATTTTATAATCGTAGTGATAATTCTTGTGTTCCAAATCATAAGTGTGGTGTTTATACTCAAGTTGTTTGGAGAAAGAGTGTTGAACTTGGTTGTGCTCAAGCTAGTTGTGGTAAGGAAGGGTTTAGTTTGAGTATTTGTTTCTATAATCCACCTGGTAATTATGTTGGAGAGAGTCCTTATTGA